In the genome of Anabaena cylindrica PCC 7122, the window ATAATGCCAGCTTCCTTAGCACAAATTGCCCAAATTAAAGTACTTGCAGACTTAGAAATAGCAGATAGAATCAGTCTGCAACCTTATACCTTGGTGCAAAGTTATGGAAAAAGCGAGATAATTTTTCATGAAGGCGATTCTTTACCCACTAAATTATATGCTGTTGCCAGTGGAGTAATTAAAGTTAGCAAAACAGCAACCACAGGTAAAGAAACAATACTTCGCAACTTAGGAACTGGGGAAATTTTCGCCGCACCAGCATTATTAGGTAATGGCATTTCTCCAGCCACTGTAACCGCTGAAACTGATTGTGAAATTCTCACCGTCGAACGAAATGCTTTATTAACAGCAATTCA includes:
- a CDS encoding Crp/Fnr family transcriptional regulator, encoding MPASLAQIAQIKVLADLEIADRISLQPYTLVQSYGKSEIIFHEGDSLPTKLYAVASGVIKVSKTATTGKETILRNLGTGEIFAAPALLGNGISPATVTAETDCEILTVERNALLTAIQQKPDIALRMLVVFNNRIQQLHETVHGLVSERAIIRLARLIQYFATTSGTQTTPKGEKLKEKLSYYRMARSIGITYEECVRLIKSINSIISYHRGGEITIIDIHKLDDIADGNIE